The window gcttcttctttgtgtttcaggtgcAGAGGAGGGCGGGGTCGACACAGACGAAGGTGAGATtttaaatatctcaaaatacTACAGACACAAAATGCTGATATGTTTGCCTGAGACATGTTGAAAATGTGCAACAGAAGAAGTGATCATAAAAAACAGTCTGAAGATGCTTAACATTGAGCAGAAATCCACTTTGTTTCCTTCGCAGGAGGAAGACAGAAGCGCAACGTCCCCAACTGGGCGCTGACCTCCTCCGACTTCTTCGGCTGGGTGGAGGAGCTGAGGAAACATGCCGGATACCAACACATCGATGATCTAGCTAGAACCTTCTGGGCTCACTTTCCCTCTGCAGACCGACTTGGGTACGGAACTCATGAACCTGAAGAGTAGAAACACCAACAGGAGGTTTAGTTTGTGACAACAACATGGTCACAACTG is drawn from Thunnus albacares chromosome 2, fThuAlb1.1, whole genome shotgun sequence and contains these coding sequences:
- the otos2 gene encoding otospiralin-like, which translates into the protein MMIRQLLSVFILLSVLTLLVPAGAEEGGVDTDEGGRQKRNVPNWALTSSDFFGWVEELRKHAGYQHIDDLARTFWAHFPSADRLGYGTHEPEE